Sequence from the Cervus elaphus chromosome 19, mCerEla1.1, whole genome shotgun sequence genome:
CTCAGATGACAACGATGGCAAGTCAGGATACAGAGATTTGGGGCTGTTTAGGCAAATGCTTACCAATAGAGGCAGTAAGATGGTGTGGTGGGGCACAGGGCATTGTAACAGGTGGGTGGAGCACAACAAAGGACCACATAGAGTGGACAGTGCCTACTGCATTAGGTTTAGTTTCAGGACTTAGTTTCTTGGCTAAAGGAACTAGCAAAATAAAGACAGGGCCCCAGCTGATCCCAACTGACCCTGTCAAATGTGTAGGGTCCCCTGCAGATTTCAAAGTAAAGCCTGATTAAAAGAACAAGTGTGAAAGTAGAGAGGTGGCTGTAAGAAGTGCAGCTTAGTTGCAAGAGGAGAGCATCAATCTAAACATTCTGCTGCTAAGCCCAAGCGTACTAGTTTAGAAGGGTTCTAATGCCAAAAAACAGGGGCTTTATAGAAAAAGGGGGCAATGATCTTCTCTGTACTATGTTAGAAACATAGGCCAAGATCcctaataataatactaattgATAGAGAACTTATTCCTCAAGAATGAGTAGATTTTTCACACTCAGTTTGTtctatttattgttgtttagttgctcagtcttgtcggacgcttttgcaaccccatggactatatagcccaccaggctcctctgtccatgggatttcccaggcaagaatactggagtgggttgccatgccctgctccaggggatcttgccgacccagggattgaaccctcatctcttatgtctcctgcattgacaggcagattctttactgctgagccaccagggaagcccggtggggagatacaaattttcaaaaagttttcttATATTCTCACTCTTACAGTACTGAATAAGTGTTATCGATAAATTAGAGAATGAGTGTTGATGGTTAGTAAGATTAAGTGGTTTCTGGTTTGAGGATAAGTTAGGATGGCATTGGAATTCACTGGGCTGGATTGCTGTGTTTTGCTAACCAGAATTCTCCTTATAGAGGATGGCATTTCCGCATCGTTTACAAGTGCCAAGTCTGTATTCAGCAGAAAGGCCCTGGTGAAGATGCAGCTTTTGAAGGATGTTGTTGGAAAAGACACAtacagaataaataataaatatgatgaTACATACCCCCCTCTCCCTGTTGAAGAAGTTATCCAACGATCAGAGTTTGTTATTGGGCAAGAGGTGGAATATGACATACTTGTCAACAACTGTGAGCATTTTGTGACTTTGCTTCGATACGGAGAAGGAGTTTCAGAGCAGGTGAGTTTTCTTTAGGAGAAATAAAAGTTTCTTAGATTGGGAAGATAATAACTACCCAATGTTGATCAAGTTTTCAGGCCtcaaacaaatggaaaagaacaagGATATATGAGA
This genomic interval carries:
- the PLAAT1 gene encoding phospholipase A and acyltransferase 1 isoform X3; translation: MAFNDCFSLSYPGNPQPGDLIEVFRPGYQHWALYLGDGYVINIAPLEDGISASFTSAKSVFSRKALVKMQLLKDVVGKDTYRINNKYDDTYPPLPVEEVIQRSEFVIGQEVEYDILVNNCEHFVTLLRYGEGVSEQSLSRELKMVKKEFSSPRIVNFRVHSVLHILCVLTNR